The DNA region ATCTTAAGCAAGATGATGTCCATGGTGGCAATGCGGTTGATTTCCCAGTTGCTGGCCTTATTTTTAATAATATCTTCCAGCTCGTCGCTCTTGAGCACCGTTTTGTGGTAAAGGCGCACCATAAAATCCTTGTCCTCGTCGGGTTCTTCTTTCCCTGTAGTGTTATAGAGGGTGGGAAGCAAGGCGAATTCGTCGTCATTTTTGCGCAGCCCTTTTATGATCTTCACCACCAGCGGGTTGGCAATCTCCAGGTCGTTGGCCCAGTAGATGTTTTTCTCTTCATAAAAATAATCGATGAAATCCTGATAGGCTACAAATTCATTAAAAAGGGTCGCAATAAAAGAGCGGTCTTCGTCGAATGAGTGCTTGCCGGAGTTCATATAGTTTTCGTAGATGTTGCTGCCACGCATATCGTTGTAAACCTTGCGTACCATATCTTCTTCGTCAACCCAGTTTATTTTGTAGGCGTTTACTTTGCGCTGATAGTCCTTGTTTTGGGTAAGTTTTGCGATAAGCTGATTGTCGATAAATTTGGTGTTGGGATTCAGGTCATCGTCTGTAGGGTAGAATTTCTTTTTATTTTCCTCCTGACGTTTGGTGGCGAATTTTACCAGTTGCGCCATGAATGCCAGCTGCCAGGTGATGAGTTCATAGATGCGCTCGGTGCTTTTCAGCATGTTCCTTTCGCCCACAGCCAGGTCGGAATTTTGGCTTACAAAATAGTTGTAGAGCGCTTGAAGCGCTTTTACCCGAAGGTGCCGTCTGGTTAACATAAATCTTTAAGAACAGTATGATAATTCATAATTACTGCGGCAAAATTATCTTTTTTTCGATGAGGGAAGAAGAAGTTGTCGGAAGAAAAGAAGTTGTCAGGTTGTC from Bacteroidales bacterium includes:
- the nusB gene encoding transcription antitermination factor NusB, producing the protein MLTRRHLRVKALQALYNYFVSQNSDLAVGERNMLKSTERIYELITWQLAFMAQLVKFATKRQEENKKKFYPTDDDLNPNTKFIDNQLIAKLTQNKDYQRKVNAYKINWVDEEDMVRKVYNDMRGSNIYENYMNSGKHSFDEDRSFIATLFNEFVAYQDFIDYFYEEKNIYWANDLEIANPLVVKIIKGLRKNDDEFALLPTLYNTTGKEEPDEDKDFMVRLYHKTVLKSDELEDIIKNKASNWEINRIATMDIILLKMALTELMEFPSIPTKVTLNEYIELSKYYSTPKSKVFINGILDKLIVELKEEKKIVKTGRGLMD